ACATTGTCTGAATAAACCTAGATAGGACAATGGTATATTGATGAAAGGGTGGGATGATCATTTCTGCTGACATGGGAAAATCAACTAAAGTATCTATGAGGGCTTACATCTCTCATTGTATTTATGTGTTatgggtaaggtctgcgtacgctttaccctccccagaccccacatcgtgggatttcactgggtatgttgttgttgttgttgttgttgttattttgagaTTGTCATGGAATATCATCAGTAAAGTATTTATGAGGATTTACGTCTCTCATAGATGTTTGATTTGATATATCTACCTGCATTCAACCGGACATACCTACATGTACTTCGATCAATCCAGTGTCAGTGTTCAGCTATCATTTTGGTTTTCTTGTTGACCAATGTATGAAATTTGATGCATTACAAAATTACATGATCAGCACCGTTAAGAATTTGTCTCAAGAGAAACAAGTGTTGCTGCTTTAATATTTCATTCTCTTTGGGTAACTTGTGGCTAGTGTCTCCAGTATTCTCCCCACCTTCTCTTGACTTGTCTTTATGTTGTGCAGGTGATAGTTGAAAAGGCTGAAAGGAGTGACATTCCCAACATTGACAAGAAAAAGTGAGCGCTCATCAATTATTAGTAGTTATATTTTCTCTTGTACTATAGATCTAAACCCTACATTGTGCTGGAaatgtttgttctttttttttttttttttttttttttttgtaagttaCGTGCTCTTTTTCATGTGTATATTCGCTTCCTCCTTGGCAAACGACCTCCTCCTAccttatgtatttttattttgccCCGTAGAATTAGGTTATGCTTGGTAGCATTCATGTAATTTATTAAGATAACCTATCATAAACACCAGTTTGGCTAAATATATACGTCTAAActtatgttgctcggactctttaAAAATATTGTTGCACCTGTGTTGGATCCTCTAAAAATGCActttttggaggatccaccaCGCACCGGTTGACAATTTTGAAGAGTTCAAGCAGCATAGTAACAAACTAACCTATGGAATATGCATCTGGTTTGTTACTAGAAAAAAACTTATTATTCATGTTTCCTAATTGACAAAATTGCAGGTATCTTGTCCCAGCCGACTTGACAGTAGGCCAGTTTGTGTATGTCATTCGCAAAAGGATTAAATTGAGTGCAGAAAAGGCAATTTTTATATTCGTCGACAATGTCCTACCACCAACAGGTGAGTGCTACTACTATATTGGTTCATTGAGGTTGCAAAAGCAATAGCAAGGGTGTGACTGTGAACGATAGGTACAATCTGTCCACCCTTAACTAGAGGCTTCGGGTTTAATCCCTAAAAATGAGGAACACGGGACTGCTTGATCCCCTTTTGTGGGCCTACCCTGCATGAATCATAATTAGTCAGAATGAGTTTTGGGTATCTGTAAAtctaaggagccgtttggatggagaaatttttacctttttttcttccatAACATCGTTTGGTTATGCATTTggatttattttttggttttggcAGGTGCAATCATGTCTTCAATCTATGATGAGAAGAAGGATGAAGACGGTTTCCTCTATGTTACCTACAGTGGAGAAAACACATTCGGGGACCTTAACTTGGTGTAGTTTTCACAACTCTGGGTCATTTGCTTAAAGCTCTCATTTCCATTGTCCATTGTCCATTGTCCATCGACAATCGACATGCTGATATTTCACTTGCTGCTTCCATCTTATATAGGTTTTAGTAGTAAAAAGAAGTTGTGTACAGCTAATATCTATGTATAGTTCAAGAAAACCAAGTGTCGGAATCTTCTGGCATGTGATGTTAATAAACAGTTGAATTCAATCTCATTGACAATGGTGTTATTATTCTGGATCAGCATCTTTAGTTAGTACATATTTGTTTACTGCaatatttggtttgactttCAGAGTCGTTAGTTTATCATTCTTTGCAAGGTCGCTTTGAGACTGAGAACACCTATGAAACACTCTTACCCCTGCTAACCAGCTAGTCTGCAATGATAGGCTTAGCTGTATGCCGCTACCATTCGGTTGAGTGAAGTTCTTTCGGTCACTTTGCTCAGACAGTCTTCCCTTATCTTCCCTAATGTTTCACGTTTGATTCGGATAAATCGAGTTCTTTTCGATTGCTTCCCTCAGGCAGTCTTCCCTTATCCTCCCAAACGTTTCATATTTGTTTTCAAGTCCAAATAGTGGAGGAGGTTTGCGGTAGGTTCATCTTCAATGTAGGGATAGTTTAATTATAATGAATCTTCTGAATATTGAAGACTTGTGTAGAGGATTCGTGTAAACCTTAGCCAATTTAAATTTGAGATTGAGGATAGTTGATTAATTGATTGATAGTCACTTCCATTGCATATTCCAGTTCATTTAAAATCTGTCAATTTCACAATCGGACATCATAATTAATATCACGATTTGGCCATCGAACTAAAGATTTATtacaaacttaattttttttttttttttgtaacaaaaagGTATACCAGCTATCCTTATATCTCTCATAAAACGAATCTTGCCGAAAATCCCTCACGACACTGAAAATTACTTGTCACTGCCACATGACATAAAACTTGGTATTGATAAGATAATACCAAGGCGCAATTGCATTTTATACACAGAAAAGGGATGAAAAATCAACCCCCTCCTACACACCATGCTAAGAACCTATTTGGCCAAGCTGTGAAAATACTGCTTATTTAGAGAAGCGCTTTTGTCAAAATAGCTTTTCAGAAAGTTACCTTTGGAGAGTGCCTAAGTATAACAACCGTTAAAGAACGAATCATTCTTAAGAATAGCCAACTGTATGCTCGGATAAAACTTTCACAATCTACTCCAAGTCCAGCAAGGAAATGGTA
This portion of the Lycium ferocissimum isolate CSIRO_LF1 chromosome 1, AGI_CSIRO_Lferr_CH_V1, whole genome shotgun sequence genome encodes:
- the LOC132059338 gene encoding autophagy-related protein 8f-like isoform X2, whose translation is MAKSSFKQEHDLEKRRAEASRIREKYQDRIPVIVEKAERSDIPNIDKKKYLVPADLTVGQFVYVIRKRIKLSAEKAIFIFVDNVLPPTGAIMSSIYDEKKDEDGFLYVTYSGENTFGDLNLV
- the LOC132059338 gene encoding autophagy-related protein 8f-like isoform X1 — its product is MVLLALYQFNLFPNLIFMLNLDFCFVRNIYMAKSSFKQEHDLEKRRAEASRIREKYQDRIPVIVEKAERSDIPNIDKKKYLVPADLTVGQFVYVIRKRIKLSAEKAIFIFVDNVLPPTGAIMSSIYDEKKDEDGFLYVTYSGENTFGDLNLV